A region from the Acyrthosiphon pisum isolate AL4f chromosome A1, pea_aphid_22Mar2018_4r6ur, whole genome shotgun sequence genome encodes:
- the LOC100161150 gene encoding polymerase (RNA) III (DNA directed) polypeptide H (22.9kD)-like, which produces MFIVSEFEEVVKVQPTHLEDDQMSRIIIHLNSMLANKVVMDVGLCLSLFDILEIGDSIIYPSEGAYFSKVRFRFVVFRPFVEEILIGKVKSSSSDGAVLTTGFFEDIFVPAANMQNPSRFDTKDKVWVWEYDNCGDTVELHMDIGETVRFRVVSEQFVDTHPGVDSGLLDTGEIATSKSKSPYSIVGTVREPGLGVIGWWTDL; this is translated from the exons ATGTTTATCGTCAGTGAATTTGAAGAGGTCGTGAAGGTGCAGCCGACTCATTTAGAAGATGATCAAATGTCCCGGATCATCATACACCTCAATTCGATGCTCGCCAACAAAGTGGTGATGGACGTCGGCTTGTGTCTGTCTTTGTTCGATATTTTGGAAATCGGTGATTCGATAATATACCCGAGCGAGGGAgcgtatttttcaaaagtgcgATTTAGATTCGTCGTCTTCAG ACCATTTGTAGAAGAAATACTCATTGGCAAAGTAAAGAGCTCCAGTTCGGATGGAGCTGTACTGACGACCGGTTTTTTTGAAGACATATTTGTGCCTGCAGCAAACATGCAAAATCCCAGTCGTTTTGACACCAAAGACAAAGTGTGGGTGTGGGAATACGATAACTGTGGCGATACAGTTGAGTTGCACATGGACATAGGTGAGACAGTTAGGTTTCGTGTCGTTTCAGAACAGTTTGTCGATACGCATCCAGGAGTGGACAGCGGGCTTTTAGACACCGGTGAGATAGCaacatcaaaatcaaaatcgcCATATTCAATTGTTGGCACAGTAAGAGAACCTGGTTTAGGAGTAATTGGGTGGTGGAcagatttataa